A window from Cyanobacteria bacterium QS_8_64_29 encodes these proteins:
- a CDS encoding thiol reductase thioredoxin: protein MPASVDRDTFAQQVLAAPQPTLVHFWAPWCGLCRSIAPVLESIQTEWRHALKIVDVNADENLQLANAYKLSCLPTLVLFHRGRAVRRLEGLQHRDRVYQEVARMAAEFAGGSPQS from the coding sequence ATGCCCGCTTCGGTCGATCGCGACACCTTTGCCCAACAAGTTCTGGCAGCACCGCAACCGACGCTGGTGCATTTTTGGGCCCCTTGGTGCGGTTTGTGCCGCTCGATCGCGCCGGTGCTCGAGAGCATTCAAACCGAGTGGCGCCATGCACTCAAAATCGTCGATGTCAATGCAGACGAAAACTTGCAGCTGGCCAATGCCTACAAGCTGAGCTGCCTGCCCACGCTGGTGTTGTTCCATCGCGGCCGGGCCGTCCGCCGCCTGGAAGGCTTGCAACACCGGGACCGCGTCTACCAAGAAGTGGCCCGGATGGCAGCCGAGTTTGCTGGGGGCTCGCCCCAATCCTGA